A DNA window from Trichomycterus rosablanca isolate fTriRos1 chromosome 11, fTriRos1.hap1, whole genome shotgun sequence contains the following coding sequences:
- the si:dkey-103i16.6 gene encoding NAD-dependent protein deacetylase sirtuin-3 translates to MSKARLSRERRSSQPGFNRGTCSSIVSQESDSAFSQQNKPSESGLLNDLSHMRVSEQQASSSRKGRPSKAGNNVSRSSLGRSRGALETVGRLIKLGRIRNVVVVAGAGISTASGIPDFRTPGTGLYANLEKYNVPYPEAVFNIDYFSEDPRPFFSLAKELYPGCHRPNYIHYFIRMLHQKDLLLRIYTQNIDGLEKMCGIPDEKLVEAHGSFATAACHLCYTPFPAEEAKEAIMSDNVPTCSFCSATVKPNVVFFGEDLPEKYFQHEVDFPNADLLIIMGTSLQIEPFASLVNTVKSTVPRLLLNRHGVGPFQHKPLRRGDYMELGDLVDSVKRFAEILGWHTEIQDLMQSHEKMSIPMVISTPSSCSEQPPVQHKSYSCSTSEESDTSETDSMSTE, encoded by the exons ATGAGTAAAGCAAGGTTAAGCAGGGAGAGACGGAGCAGCCAGCCTGGTTTTAACAGAGGGACCTGCAGCTCCATTGTCTCTCAAGAATCGGATTCAGCCTTCTCCCAGCAAAACAAACCTTCAGAATCTGGCCTTCTTAATGACCTCAGCCACATGAGGGTCAGTGAACAGCAGGCCTCCTCATCAAG GAAAGGAAGGCCATCCAAAGCTGGTAATAATGTCAGCAGGAGCTCATTAGGGCGCTCACGAGGAGCGCTCGAAACAGTGGGGCGGCTGATAAAGCTGGGGCGCATACGTAATGTGGTAGTGGTGGCTGGGGCTGGCATCAGCACAGCAAGTGGCATACCAGATTTCAG GACACCAGGCACGGGTCTGTATGCAAACCTGGAAAAGTACAACGTTCCCTACCCAGAAGCCGTCTTCAACATCGACTACTTCTCTGAAGACCCTCGTCCCTTCTTCTCACTGGCCAAGGAGCTGTATCCTGGCTGCCATCGTCCTAATTACATCCATTACTTTATCCGCATGCTGCACCAGAAAGATCTGCTGCTCCGCATATACACTCAGAACATCGATGGACTGGAGAAGA tGTGTGGTATTCCAGATGAAAAACTTGTAGAGGCTCATGGAAGTTTTGCCACTGCTGCCTGTCACCTGTGCTACACACCATTTCCAGCAGAGGAAGCCAAG GAAGCCATTATGAGTGATAATGTCCCAACCTGCTCATTTTGTTCTGCCACGGTCAAGCCGAATGTTGTATTTTTTGGAGAAGATTTACCAGAAAAATATTTTCAACATGAGGTGGATTTTCCTAATGCAGACCTGCTAATCATCATGGGAACTTCTTTACAG ATCGAGCCCTTTGCCAGCCTGGTAAACACAGTAAAGTCCACAGTTCCCCGTCTGCTGCTTAACCGTCATGGAGTGGGGCCATTTCAGCATAAACCATTGAGAAGAGGAGACTACATGGAGCTGGGAGACCTGGTGGACTCAGTCAAAAGATTTGCAGAGATCCTGGGGTGGCACACTGAGATTCAAGACCTGATGCAGAGCCATGAGAAAATG AGCATCCCTATGGTAATATCCACTCCGTCCTCATGTAGTGAACAGCCGCCTGTCCAGCACAAATCCTACTCATGTAGCACCAGTGAAGAAAGTGACACCTCCGAAACTGACAGCATGAGCACAGAGTAA
- the ric8b gene encoding synembryn-B isoform X1 codes for MDLSSILSQIESGNNAEIEKLLHKYNTENCKTFAFDCKEKEARIKLCQGVLTVLNQPVQTQCQTTCLETLRILSRDKHVLGPVATRNGILTLARLACIRLPESDEGPLEETKFDSAEEERVVVEALKCFCNVVYNSVAAQQVVADVRLGQGLCARLSSLGSGHHEVGLFSLRLLFLLSALRADIRRRLRQEMNAVELLTGVLERTLDVRWSGPYKVTPPVAQAPHVSPEKLDLTMEALKALFNITMADFNDEHNEHQLRRVASIMRHILMLRSQTEEKTEEAHSHAINLLSNLPVSCLDVLIVSEQEGLEKYGGKNMDTLDVLVDFMEKRIDKGTNYKEGLTPVLSLLTESSRYHREFRRYLKAKVLPPLKDATERPEVGSTVRNKLVRLMTHVDMGVKQGAAEFLFVLCKESVDNLLKYTGYGNAAGLLVARGLLAGGRGDTEYSPDEDSDTEEYKSVKPFINPITGHIEEPMPNPTEGMTEEQKEYEAQKLAEMISELSSGCIFLLSQAAADQADECKKGRLTCASRGSYAHMHCSGEQ; via the exons ATGGACCTGAGTTCAATCCTGTCGCAGATTGAGAGTGGAAATAATGCGGAAATTGAAAAGCTTTTGCATAAATACAACACAGAG AACTGTAAAACATTTGCTTTTGATTGCAAAGAAAAGGAGGCTCGAATA AAGCTTTGCCAGGGAGTGCTTACAGTGCTCAACCAGCCTGTCCAAACCCAGTGCCAGACCACCTGTCTGGAAACCCTGCGCATCCTGTCTCGTGATAAGCACGTTTTGGGACCTGTAGCCACACGAAACGGAATTCTTACACTGGCACGACTGGCATGCATCCGACTGCCTGAAAGTGATGAGGGACCTTTAGAGGAAACAAAGTTTGACTCAGCAGAAGAGGAGCGAGTGGTGGTAGAGGCACTTAAGTGCTTTTGTAATGTGGTTTACAACAGTGTGGCAGCACAACAAGTGGTTGCGGATGTGCGGCTGGGTCAGGGTTTGTGTGCCCGGCTGTCCTCACTGGGCTCTGGCCATCATGAGGTGGGGCTCTTCTCACTTCGTCTGCTGTTCCTGCTTTCTGCTCTGCGGGCAGACATCCGGAGGAGGCTGCGTCAGGAAATGAATGCTGTGGAGCTGCTTACTGGTGTGCTCGAGCGCACCCTGGATGTGCGCTGGTCCGGACCGTATAAAGTTACCCCTCCTGTTGCACAGGCCCCACATGTTTCACCAGAGAAGCTGGACTTGACCATGGAAGCACTTAAAGCTCTTTTCAACATAACCATGGCCGACTTCAACGATGAG CACAATGAGCACCAGCTGCGGCGTGTTGCATCTATCATGAGGCACATACTGATGCTAAGGTCTCAAACAGAGGAGAAAACAGAGGAGGCTCACAG CCATGCCATTAACCTCCTCAGCAACCTTCCGGTATCCTGCTTGGACGTTCTGATAGTATCTGAACAGGAAGGACTTGAGAAATATGGTGGAAAGAATATGGATACTCTAGATGTCTTAGTGGACTTCATGGAGAAGAGAATAGACAAG GGAACAAACTACAAAGAGGGTCTGACCCCAGTGCTTAGCCTTCTGACAGAAAGTTCCAGATACCACAGGGAGTTCCGCAGATACCTGAAAGCTAAG GTTTTACCACCCTTGAAAGATGCAACAGAAAGACCAGAAGTGGGCAGTACAGTACGGAACAAACTGGTGCGCCTCATGACTCATGTTGACATGGGAGTGAAACAGGGGGCTGCAGAGTTTCTTTTTGTTCTCTGCAAGGAAAGTG TGGATAATCTTTTGAAGTACACTGGCTACGGCAATGCTGCAGGCCTGCTGGTGGCTCGTGGCCTTTTAGCAGGAGGAAGAGGAGATACTGAGTATTCTCCTGATGAGGACTCAGACACTGAGGAGTATAAGTCAGTAAAACCATT CATTAACCCTATCACAGGTCACATAGAAGAGCCCATGCCAAACCCAACTGAAGGCATGACCGAGGAACAAAAGGAATATGAAGCTCAGAAACTGGCAGAGATGATCAGTGAATTGTCAAG TGGGTGCATTTTTCTCCTCTCACAGGCAGCAGCTGATCAGGCCGATGAGTGTAAGAAAGGACGGCTCACTTGCGCCTCTAGAGGAAGCTATGCGCACATGCACTGTTCCGGAGAGCAGTGA
- the ric8b gene encoding synembryn-B isoform X2: MDLSSILSQIESGNNAEIEKLLHKYNTENCKTFAFDCKEKEARIKLCQGVLTVLNQPVQTQCQTTCLETLRILSRDKHVLGPVATRNGILTLARLACIRLPESDEGPLEETKFDSAEEERVVVEALKCFCNVVYNSVAAQQVVADVRLGQGLCARLSSLGSGHHEVGLFSLRLLFLLSALRADIRRRLRQEMNAVELLTGVLERTLDVRWSGPYKVTPPVAQAPHVSPEKLDLTMEALKALFNITMADFNDEHNEHQLRRVASIMRHILMLRSQTEEKTEEAHSHAINLLSNLPVSCLDVLIVSEQEGLEKYGGKNMDTLDVLVDFMEKRIDKGTNYKEGLTPVLSLLTESSRYHREFRRYLKAKVLPPLKDATERPEVGSTVRNKLVRLMTHVDMGVKQGAAEFLFVLCKESVDNLLKYTGYGNAAGLLVARGLLAGGRGDTEYSPDEDSDTEEYKSVKPFINPITGHIEEPMPNPTEGMTEEQKEYEAQKLAEMISELSRQQLIRPMSVRKDGSLAPLEEAMRTCTVPESSDSDSD, encoded by the exons ATGGACCTGAGTTCAATCCTGTCGCAGATTGAGAGTGGAAATAATGCGGAAATTGAAAAGCTTTTGCATAAATACAACACAGAG AACTGTAAAACATTTGCTTTTGATTGCAAAGAAAAGGAGGCTCGAATA AAGCTTTGCCAGGGAGTGCTTACAGTGCTCAACCAGCCTGTCCAAACCCAGTGCCAGACCACCTGTCTGGAAACCCTGCGCATCCTGTCTCGTGATAAGCACGTTTTGGGACCTGTAGCCACACGAAACGGAATTCTTACACTGGCACGACTGGCATGCATCCGACTGCCTGAAAGTGATGAGGGACCTTTAGAGGAAACAAAGTTTGACTCAGCAGAAGAGGAGCGAGTGGTGGTAGAGGCACTTAAGTGCTTTTGTAATGTGGTTTACAACAGTGTGGCAGCACAACAAGTGGTTGCGGATGTGCGGCTGGGTCAGGGTTTGTGTGCCCGGCTGTCCTCACTGGGCTCTGGCCATCATGAGGTGGGGCTCTTCTCACTTCGTCTGCTGTTCCTGCTTTCTGCTCTGCGGGCAGACATCCGGAGGAGGCTGCGTCAGGAAATGAATGCTGTGGAGCTGCTTACTGGTGTGCTCGAGCGCACCCTGGATGTGCGCTGGTCCGGACCGTATAAAGTTACCCCTCCTGTTGCACAGGCCCCACATGTTTCACCAGAGAAGCTGGACTTGACCATGGAAGCACTTAAAGCTCTTTTCAACATAACCATGGCCGACTTCAACGATGAG CACAATGAGCACCAGCTGCGGCGTGTTGCATCTATCATGAGGCACATACTGATGCTAAGGTCTCAAACAGAGGAGAAAACAGAGGAGGCTCACAG CCATGCCATTAACCTCCTCAGCAACCTTCCGGTATCCTGCTTGGACGTTCTGATAGTATCTGAACAGGAAGGACTTGAGAAATATGGTGGAAAGAATATGGATACTCTAGATGTCTTAGTGGACTTCATGGAGAAGAGAATAGACAAG GGAACAAACTACAAAGAGGGTCTGACCCCAGTGCTTAGCCTTCTGACAGAAAGTTCCAGATACCACAGGGAGTTCCGCAGATACCTGAAAGCTAAG GTTTTACCACCCTTGAAAGATGCAACAGAAAGACCAGAAGTGGGCAGTACAGTACGGAACAAACTGGTGCGCCTCATGACTCATGTTGACATGGGAGTGAAACAGGGGGCTGCAGAGTTTCTTTTTGTTCTCTGCAAGGAAAGTG TGGATAATCTTTTGAAGTACACTGGCTACGGCAATGCTGCAGGCCTGCTGGTGGCTCGTGGCCTTTTAGCAGGAGGAAGAGGAGATACTGAGTATTCTCCTGATGAGGACTCAGACACTGAGGAGTATAAGTCAGTAAAACCATT CATTAACCCTATCACAGGTCACATAGAAGAGCCCATGCCAAACCCAACTGAAGGCATGACCGAGGAACAAAAGGAATATGAAGCTCAGAAACTGGCAGAGATGATCAGTGAATTGTCAAG GCAGCAGCTGATCAGGCCGATGAGTGTAAGAAAGGACGGCTCACTTGCGCCTCTAGAGGAAGCTATGCGCACATGCACTGTTCCGGAGAGCAGTGATTCAGACTCCGATTAA